One Nicotiana sylvestris chromosome 12, ASM39365v2, whole genome shotgun sequence genomic window carries:
- the LOC104220393 gene encoding S-protein homolog 5-like: MSYFKNNNLFFLFIFAFNLALVTSSGLTPRLGLFSPGYLMHIIDNIPTNSPALTLRCQSKDDDLGYHTLNVIGQEFRFKFQEQFGGGTLFFCHFYWNGKDKAFDVFNDFISDQCGSLGALVSECFWKVQEDGFYFGPHQDATFEKKYSW, from the coding sequence ATGAGTTATTTCAAGAACAACAACCTTTTCTTCTTATTCATATTTGCATTTAACCTTGCTCTAGTTACAAGTTCCGGTTTGACCCCTAGACTTGGTTTATTTAGTCCTGGTTATCTAATGCATATAATCGACAACATCCCAACTAATTCTCCAGCTTTGACTCTTCGTTGTCAATCTAAAGATGACGATCTAGGATATCATACGCTCAATGTCATTGGTCAGGAGTTTAGATTTAAGTTTCAAGAACAATTTGGTGGTGGTACATTATTCTTCTGCCATTTTTATTGGAATGGTAAAGACAAAGCGTTTGATGTTTTCAATGATTTTATATCTGACCAATGTGGATCACTTGGCGCTTTAGTGTCTGAATGTTTTTGGAAAGTGCAAGAGGATGGTTTCTATTTTGGACCTCATCAAGATGCTACATTTGAGAAGAAATATTCGTGGTAA
- the LOC138883881 gene encoding uncharacterized protein, which produces MLEDLTRRIESGEKKIEANDKKVETYKSRVDQISGASPILKGVDSKKFIQRPFPEEAALKPIPKKFRMPDLPKYNGTSDPNEHVTTYTCAEKVNGLKDDEIESVLLKKFGETAMLADFFIQTHAGAIKVATRKSDVFKIKQRKNEMLREFVSFFQMELMELPLISDDWVVQAFTQGLNERSSVASKQLKQNLVEYSAMTWSDVHNRYQSTIRVEDDQLGATSGSVYPSRLLAKEPKSNKERYQPYTEDRRNTLRRNIPHNDRRMDQGQNPRGLINRAGFDKYTRPTEEPRLSEYNFNIDVSDIVFTISKIRDARWPKPVQSDPSQRNHNLVCEFHNTHGHRTEDCHQLREEVAQLLNKGHLKEFLIDRAKNQFREREAAKKNETNEPQHAIHMIMGGIDAPHDPMMRRTKISITREKRTHDYTREDALTFSDEDIETLSQPHNGALVSGRNGQSIFQLEDLRFHEHVLHSFPLTEFLS; this is translated from the exons atgctcgaggatctcacaaggaggatcgagtcgggcgagaagaagatagaagccaacgacaaaaaggtcgagacctacaaatccagggtcgaccaaatttcggGCGCATCTCCGATCCTAAAAggggtagattcgaagaagttcatacaaaggccattccCAGAGGAGGCAGCTCTAAAACCcatcccaaagaagttcagaatgccagaccttccgaaatacaatggaacctcggaccccaatgaGCATGTCACCACCTACACTTGTGCAGAAAAAGTCAACGgcctaaaggacgacgagatcgagtccgttttgctaaagaagtttggggaaactgccatgctggcagattttTTCATACAaacacatgctggtgccatcaaagtagcaacaaggaaatctgacgtcttcaagatcaagcagagaaagaatgagatgctgcgagagttcgtatctttTTTCCAAATGGAACTAATGGAACTACCACTGATTTCCGATGACTGggtagtgcaggccttcacccaaggattaaatgaacgaagctcagtggcttcaaAGCAGTTGAAACAGAACTTGGTCGAGTATTCTGctatgacctggtcggacgtccataaccgataccagtcaacgatcagggtcgaggacgaccaattagGAGCCACATCGGGatcggtatacccaagcaggcttctggcaaaggagccaaagtcaaacaaagaaaggtaccagccatacaccgaagataggagaAACACCCTGAGGCGTAACATACCCCACAATGATCGAAGGATGGACCAAGGCCAGAATCCTCGAGGACTCATCAATAGAGCTGGCTTCGATAAGTACACAAGGCCGACGGAAGAACCTcgcttatcggaatacaacttcaatatcgatgtatcagacatcgtgttcaccatcagtaaaatcagagacgccaggtgGCCCAAGCCTGtgcaatcagatccttcgcaaagaaatcataacttagtgtgcgagttccacaacacgcacggccataggaccgaggattgccaccagctccgagaagaggtagctcaactacttaacaaaggtcacctcAAGGAATTCCTTATCGACCGAGctaaaaatcagttccgagaaagagaggcggccaagaagaatgaaacaaatgagccacaacacgccatccacatgatcatgggaggcATTGATGCCCCGCACGATCccatgatgagaagaacaaaaatatctatcaccagagaaaagcgaactcaCGACTACACCCgcgaggatgctctcacattcagtgatgaggacatcgagaccttatctcagcctcataatggcgcactg GTATCCGGTCGAAACGGCCAAAGCATTTTCCAACTCGAAGACCTTAGGTTTCATgagcacgtgttgcactcttttcctttgaccgagtttttatcttga